The following proteins are co-located in the Microbulbifer sp. VAAF005 genome:
- the ftsA gene encoding cell division protein FtsA yields the protein MTQVSDQRMIVGLDIGTSKVVAIVGEASGDGELNIVGIGSHRSTGMKKGVVVNIESTVQSIQRAVEEAELMAGCEIHSVYAGIAGSHIRSLNSHGIVAIKDREVTQQDLDRVIDAARAVAIPADQKILHTLPQEYLIDNQEGVKEPLGMSGVRLEAKVHLVSGAVNAAQNIEKCIRRCGLEVEDVILEQLASSYAVLTEDEKELGVCMVDIGGGTTDIAVFTGGSIRHTGVIPIAGDQVTNDIAMALRTPTPHAEDLKIKYACALAKLAREGETIKVPSVGDRAPRDLSRQALAEVVEPRYDELFTLVQAELRRSGFEDLCAAGVVLTGGSSKMEGAVELAEEIFHMPVRLAVPQGIAGLTDIVSNPIYSTGVGLLMYAMQQEEAREGKIQPVRNDNQWWDKVKHWFRGNL from the coding sequence ATGACACAGGTATCCGATCAGCGCATGATTGTTGGACTGGATATAGGCACCTCTAAAGTAGTCGCTATTGTCGGTGAAGCTTCCGGTGATGGGGAACTTAATATTGTCGGTATCGGCTCTCATCGTTCCACTGGAATGAAAAAGGGCGTAGTGGTTAATATTGAATCAACCGTGCAATCTATACAGCGCGCTGTGGAAGAAGCTGAGTTGATGGCGGGTTGTGAAATTCACTCTGTGTACGCAGGGATTGCGGGAAGTCACATTCGCAGCTTGAACTCTCACGGTATAGTTGCGATTAAGGATCGAGAGGTTACCCAGCAGGATCTCGATCGTGTTATTGATGCTGCCAGGGCTGTCGCTATTCCTGCGGACCAGAAGATTTTGCACACGCTTCCGCAGGAATACCTGATTGATAATCAGGAAGGGGTAAAAGAACCTCTCGGAATGTCTGGTGTTCGCCTCGAAGCAAAGGTCCATTTGGTCAGCGGTGCAGTGAATGCTGCACAGAATATTGAAAAGTGTATTCGTCGATGTGGTCTGGAAGTAGAAGATGTCATTCTTGAACAATTGGCTTCAAGTTACGCAGTCCTGACCGAAGATGAAAAAGAGTTGGGAGTATGCATGGTAGATATTGGTGGGGGAACCACCGATATTGCTGTGTTTACTGGTGGATCTATTCGGCATACCGGTGTGATACCGATTGCTGGAGACCAGGTTACCAATGATATTGCCATGGCTTTGCGCACACCGACACCGCACGCAGAAGATTTGAAAATCAAATATGCGTGCGCGTTGGCAAAACTCGCTCGCGAAGGTGAGACCATTAAGGTACCGAGCGTTGGTGATCGCGCGCCCAGGGATTTATCCCGACAGGCATTGGCCGAGGTCGTTGAGCCGCGCTACGACGAATTGTTTACATTAGTACAGGCGGAGTTACGTCGCAGCGGCTTCGAAGATTTGTGTGCGGCGGGTGTAGTACTTACCGGCGGCTCTTCAAAAATGGAGGGCGCGGTTGAACTGGCTGAGGAAATTTTTCATATGCCGGTTCGCCTAGCAGTGCCTCAGGGTATTGCAGGTTTGACGGATATCGTCAGCAACCCAATTTATTCCACTGGAGTTGGATTATTGATGTATGCGATGCAGCAGGAAGAGGCTCGAGAGGGCAAAATACAGCCTGTGCGCAACGATAATCAGTGGTGGGACAAGGTAAAGCACTGGTTTCGCGGAAATTTGTAA
- a CDS encoding cell division protein FtsQ/DivIB, translating into MQQTLLSNPWITSASVSRRWPKGVEVDITEAQPLATWGKDKLLVASGDLLPRPSHMGVQSLPELAGDEELVERIMLQYRALAGLLTTRDMEVKRLSFDDLSGWHLELVSGIELKLGHDALLERVHRFLYLSRGVLAPHLQKVVSVDTRYSNAVAVQWKDEEK; encoded by the coding sequence ATGCAGCAGACATTACTGTCTAACCCCTGGATTACTTCCGCCTCGGTGAGCAGGCGTTGGCCGAAGGGTGTTGAGGTTGATATCACTGAAGCGCAACCTCTCGCCACCTGGGGTAAAGATAAATTGTTGGTAGCGAGTGGGGATCTGCTACCGCGTCCGTCACATATGGGGGTTCAGTCCCTGCCCGAGCTTGCCGGGGATGAAGAATTGGTAGAGCGGATTATGCTGCAATACCGCGCGCTTGCGGGGTTACTGACCACGCGGGATATGGAGGTTAAACGGTTGTCATTTGACGACCTAAGCGGTTGGCATCTGGAGTTAGTGTCGGGAATTGAATTAAAACTTGGCCATGATGCTTTATTGGAGCGGGTACACCGTTTTCTGTATTTGAGTCGGGGTGTACTGGCGCCGCACTTGCAAAAAGTTGTCAGCGTCGATACGCGCTACAGCAATGCGGTAGCGGTTCAATGGAAAGACGAAGAAAAGTAA
- the murC gene encoding UDP-N-acetylmuramate--L-alanine ligase translates to MSSVRTNEDKSYAVPAMRRIRRIHFIGIGGAGMSGIAEVLQNQGYEVSGSDLRESAVTDRLRKLGVKVQIGHSEENVRGVDVVVNSSAVHGDNPELIEAREKRIPIVRRAEMLGELMRYRYGIAVAGTHGKTTTTSLIASIFAADKKDPTFVIGGLVNAAGANAALGESRYLVAEADESDASFIHLQPMVTVITNIDADHMETYGGDFEKVKQIFIDFVHNLPFYGLAVVCGDDANVQEVIPKFSRPVLTYGFDEGNDYRIVEVKQEPLRSHFTVQRPKGDLLQVSVNTPGIHNVLNATAAIAVASDEGVSDEAIRQGLIGFQGVGRRFQIYGDYAVSDDTEADKVMLVDDYGHHPREVAATVKTVRDGWPDRRLVMIYQPHRYTRTRDLFEDFVQVLSEVDKLILLDVYSAGEAPIAGADGRTLARSLRNRGQVDPIFMETIDQVPPVLADLLEPGDIVLTQGAGNVGALSQRLADWRLGERSSEG, encoded by the coding sequence ATGTCTTCAGTGCGGACAAACGAAGATAAAAGTTATGCGGTACCGGCTATGCGCCGTATCCGCCGTATCCACTTTATCGGTATCGGCGGTGCCGGTATGAGCGGTATTGCTGAGGTATTGCAGAACCAGGGCTACGAAGTCTCAGGTTCTGACCTGCGTGAATCTGCGGTTACTGATAGATTGCGCAAATTGGGCGTTAAGGTCCAAATCGGGCACAGCGAGGAAAATGTTCGCGGCGTTGATGTTGTGGTTAATTCCTCTGCCGTACATGGCGATAACCCGGAGCTGATTGAAGCGAGAGAAAAGAGAATCCCTATTGTACGCCGTGCCGAAATGCTCGGTGAACTAATGCGCTATCGCTATGGCATTGCTGTGGCGGGAACCCACGGAAAGACCACCACGACCAGCTTAATCGCCTCAATTTTTGCGGCAGATAAAAAAGACCCGACCTTTGTTATCGGTGGCCTGGTCAACGCTGCCGGTGCCAATGCTGCCTTGGGCGAAAGTCGCTATCTAGTGGCTGAAGCTGATGAGAGCGATGCATCTTTTATTCACTTACAGCCGATGGTGACGGTGATTACCAATATCGATGCGGACCATATGGAAACTTATGGTGGCGACTTCGAAAAGGTGAAACAGATCTTTATCGACTTTGTACACAACCTGCCATTTTACGGTCTGGCGGTAGTTTGCGGGGATGATGCCAATGTTCAGGAAGTCATCCCCAAGTTTTCCCGCCCGGTTCTGACCTATGGATTTGATGAGGGTAATGACTACCGCATCGTTGAAGTAAAGCAAGAACCTCTGCGCAGCCATTTCACGGTACAGAGACCCAAGGGTGATCTATTGCAGGTTTCTGTGAATACACCGGGTATTCATAATGTTCTCAATGCGACTGCAGCAATTGCTGTAGCTAGTGATGAAGGCGTTAGTGATGAAGCAATTCGCCAAGGTCTAATAGGCTTCCAGGGCGTTGGTCGTCGATTCCAGATCTACGGTGATTATGCAGTTAGCGATGATACCGAAGCTGATAAGGTGATGTTGGTAGATGACTACGGTCACCACCCACGTGAGGTAGCGGCTACCGTAAAGACAGTTCGAGATGGCTGGCCGGATCGTCGCTTGGTAATGATTTATCAGCCCCACCGTTATACCCGTACGCGGGACTTGTTTGAAGACTTTGTCCAGGTCCTCTCTGAGGTGGATAAGTTAATTTTGCTGGATGTATACAGTGCCGGTGAAGCGCCAATTGCTGGTGCCGATGGCCGAACGCTTGCGCGAAGCTTACGCAACAGGGGACAGGTAGATCCGATTTTTATGGAAACTATCGATCAGGTTCCCCCGGTATTAGCTGATCTGTTGGAGCCGGGTGATATTGTCCTGACCCAGGGAGCTGGCAACGTCGGAGCACTTTCGCAAAGGTTGGCTGATTGGCGCTTGGGTGAGCGCAGCAGTGAGGGCTAG
- the murG gene encoding undecaprenyldiphospho-muramoylpentapeptide beta-N-acetylglucosaminyltransferase encodes MPEVNKRFSGKKFLLMAGGTGGHVFPALAVAKALQEQGAVVEWLGTARGIESRLIPAANIPLHCIKVEGIRGKGKLALLKAPLQILRAIAQARTVVKQVQPDAVLGFGGFATGPGGVAARLRGIPLIIHEQNAVAGTTNRLLARISSQVLEAFPSGLPGARQVGNPVRKEIAELPEPETRIGSQSSLRLLVLGGSLGAVAINELVPKAIALLKPSLRPVVVHQAGERHLQAAKDAYKEAAVEAEVVPFIADMAEAYRSADLIICRSGALTVSEISAAGVGAIMVPFPFAIDDHQTRNGEWLQNAGGAIVMQQREMDEQKLSGLLQSLLEDRQKLLQMATSARRAAKTDATEQVVNACREELASAR; translated from the coding sequence ATGCCTGAAGTAAATAAGCGTTTTTCTGGAAAGAAGTTTTTGCTGATGGCCGGTGGTACCGGCGGTCATGTGTTCCCAGCGTTGGCTGTGGCTAAAGCGTTGCAAGAGCAGGGAGCTGTTGTCGAGTGGTTAGGTACTGCCCGTGGGATTGAATCCCGATTAATACCTGCGGCGAATATTCCTTTGCACTGCATTAAAGTGGAGGGTATTCGGGGGAAGGGAAAGTTGGCCTTACTTAAAGCCCCGTTGCAAATTTTGCGGGCAATTGCTCAGGCCAGGACAGTTGTTAAGCAGGTACAACCTGATGCAGTACTCGGCTTTGGTGGCTTTGCGACCGGCCCAGGGGGCGTTGCAGCCCGTCTCAGGGGGATACCGTTGATTATTCACGAGCAAAATGCTGTTGCCGGAACGACAAACCGCTTGTTAGCGCGGATTTCCAGCCAGGTGCTTGAAGCATTTCCCAGTGGGTTACCCGGTGCCAGGCAGGTGGGTAATCCAGTGCGCAAAGAAATTGCAGAATTGCCTGAGCCAGAAACACGAATTGGCAGCCAGTCGTCTCTGCGCCTTTTGGTATTGGGCGGTAGTCTCGGTGCTGTAGCAATTAATGAACTGGTTCCTAAGGCAATCGCATTGCTGAAACCCTCCCTGCGCCCGGTAGTGGTCCACCAGGCTGGAGAGCGCCACCTTCAGGCTGCCAAAGACGCCTATAAAGAGGCGGCAGTAGAAGCTGAGGTGGTCCCTTTTATTGCGGATATGGCTGAGGCCTACCGCTCTGCGGACCTGATTATTTGCCGTTCCGGGGCTTTGACTGTTTCTGAAATTTCAGCGGCGGGAGTCGGTGCAATCATGGTGCCTTTCCCCTTTGCAATTGATGATCATCAAACGCGTAATGGCGAGTGGTTGCAAAATGCTGGCGGAGCGATTGTTATGCAGCAGCGGGAAATGGACGAGCAGAAGTTATCCGGCTTGTTACAAAGCCTGTTAGAAGATCGTCAGAAACTATTGCAAATGGCGACCTCCGCGCGGCGCGCGGCAAAAACTGATGCGACTGAGCAAGTGGTTAACGCTTGCAGAGAAGAGCTGGCCTCGGCCAGGTAA
- the murD gene encoding UDP-N-acetylmuramoyl-L-alanine--D-glutamate ligase yields MSLIATSSQQKVVIGLGATGKSVVRYLLRHGHTPVVVDSRDNPPGLEAFHQEFPEVAVETGPLRPGTILAASLIIASPGVALAEPVLQQAIADGIPVVGDIELFAQALTRMQSTAKLAAITGSNGKSTVTTLLGEMVEEAGLTVGVGGNIGVPVLDLLEKPLPDIFVLELSSFQLETTYSLAPDVATILNMSADHMDRYPSMVEYHRAKQRIYRGADQFVINRADPLSQGPLSRERREWSFGLDQPDLNQFGLRLHEGQNWLARGTEVLMPVADLAMVGKHNIANGLAALAMGYALGLPNEAMLKVLRSFRGLKHRCERVADFEDVVYVNDSKGTNVGATQAALDGLATASRKIVLIAGGDGKGADFAPLRKSAGALRALVCIGVDGDKIAGVFDGLCEIRRASTMAEAVAEARQLANGGDYVLLSPACASFDMYKNFEARGDDFRQAVLKLCDTAGGSQ; encoded by the coding sequence ATGAGCCTGATCGCGACTTCTTCACAGCAGAAAGTGGTAATAGGTCTTGGCGCTACCGGAAAGTCGGTGGTGCGCTACCTGCTGCGTCACGGCCATACGCCGGTCGTGGTAGACAGTCGCGATAACCCGCCGGGGCTCGAAGCTTTTCATCAGGAGTTCCCAGAGGTTGCGGTGGAAACAGGTCCACTGCGCCCGGGGACAATACTCGCGGCGAGCTTGATTATTGCCAGCCCCGGAGTTGCGCTTGCTGAACCCGTATTGCAGCAGGCGATTGCGGATGGGATTCCTGTGGTTGGGGATATTGAGTTATTTGCCCAGGCCCTGACTCGGATGCAATCGACAGCGAAGCTCGCCGCGATTACCGGTTCCAACGGAAAGAGTACAGTGACCACACTCCTGGGGGAGATGGTTGAAGAGGCAGGGCTGACAGTTGGTGTGGGCGGCAATATTGGTGTGCCGGTGCTGGATTTACTTGAGAAACCTCTGCCGGACATCTTTGTTTTGGAGCTTTCCAGTTTTCAATTGGAAACCACCTACTCGCTGGCACCTGACGTAGCCACCATTTTAAATATGAGTGCGGACCATATGGACCGCTATCCCAGTATGGTGGAGTACCACCGGGCCAAGCAGCGCATTTATCGCGGAGCGGATCAGTTCGTGATAAATCGCGCGGACCCCTTATCCCAGGGGCCTCTTTCCCGAGAGAGACGGGAGTGGAGTTTTGGGCTTGATCAGCCGGATCTCAATCAGTTTGGACTGCGCTTGCATGAGGGGCAGAACTGGTTGGCTCGAGGCACAGAAGTTTTAATGCCTGTGGCCGATTTGGCTATGGTGGGTAAGCATAATATCGCCAATGGTTTGGCAGCCCTGGCAATGGGCTATGCACTGGGCCTGCCCAATGAGGCGATGCTAAAAGTTTTACGCAGCTTTCGCGGGTTGAAACATCGCTGTGAGCGCGTGGCTGATTTTGAAGACGTTGTTTATGTTAACGATTCAAAAGGCACCAATGTAGGAGCAACCCAGGCGGCATTGGATGGCTTGGCTACGGCAAGCAGAAAAATAGTGCTTATTGCTGGAGGGGATGGCAAGGGTGCTGACTTTGCTCCCTTACGGAAAAGTGCAGGAGCACTCCGGGCCCTGGTTTGTATTGGTGTAGATGGAGACAAAATAGCAGGTGTCTTTGATGGCCTGTGCGAGATTCGCAGGGCTAGCACAATGGCAGAGGCCGTCGCTGAGGCCAGACAATTAGCCAATGGCGGTGACTATGTATTGTTATCACCGGCATGTGCCAGCTTTGATATGTATAAGAATTTTGAAGCCCGCGGTGATGATTTTCGCCAGGCCGTTTTGAAATTATGCGATACCGCTGGAGGCTCCCAGTGA
- the mraY gene encoding phospho-N-acetylmuramoyl-pentapeptide-transferase: MLLWLAELLQQHISGFSVFNYLTVRAILAALTALGISLLVGPRMIHWLNHLQVGQAVRDDGPQSHLSKSGTPTMGGTLILASIFASALLWSDLSNRYVWVTLLVTFVFGAVGFVDDYKKVVYKNPRGLIARWKYFWQSVAGLGAAIYLYMSASSPAETQFFVPFFKDVAINLGPVSFILLTYFVVVGSSNAVNLTDGLDGLAIMPTVMVGGALGVIAYLSGHMEFADYLHIPAIPGAGELAVFCAALGGAGLGFLWFNTYPAQVFMGDVGALALGAALGIIAVITRHEIILFIMGGVFVMETVSVILQVASFKLTGKRIFRMAPLHHHFELKGWPEPRVIVRFWIITVILVLAGLATLKIR; the protein is encoded by the coding sequence ATGCTGCTTTGGCTAGCGGAGCTATTACAACAACATATCAGCGGTTTTTCGGTATTTAACTACCTGACCGTGCGCGCAATTCTTGCTGCGTTGACGGCTCTGGGTATTTCACTACTTGTGGGTCCGCGCATGATTCACTGGTTGAACCATTTACAGGTGGGGCAGGCTGTTCGCGATGATGGTCCACAAAGCCATTTGAGTAAATCTGGCACCCCGACTATGGGCGGCACCTTGATTCTCGCCTCAATTTTTGCCTCAGCCCTACTCTGGTCTGACCTCAGTAATCGTTACGTGTGGGTTACTTTATTAGTTACCTTTGTTTTCGGTGCTGTGGGCTTCGTGGATGACTATAAAAAAGTCGTTTACAAAAATCCCCGTGGCCTTATTGCTCGCTGGAAATATTTTTGGCAATCCGTTGCCGGGTTGGGTGCAGCTATTTATCTGTATATGAGTGCTTCAAGCCCGGCAGAGACCCAGTTTTTTGTTCCCTTTTTTAAAGATGTTGCGATAAACCTGGGACCAGTATCTTTTATATTGCTGACCTATTTTGTTGTTGTTGGCTCCAGTAATGCGGTTAACCTGACTGATGGCCTCGATGGCTTGGCGATTATGCCTACTGTGATGGTGGGTGGAGCACTTGGGGTGATTGCTTATCTATCCGGCCATATGGAGTTTGCTGACTACCTGCATATTCCCGCAATTCCAGGAGCCGGGGAGTTGGCGGTGTTCTGCGCTGCCCTCGGTGGTGCCGGACTCGGATTCTTATGGTTTAACACTTATCCGGCCCAAGTGTTTATGGGGGATGTGGGCGCTCTGGCACTGGGGGCGGCGCTGGGAATTATTGCGGTAATTACCCGTCATGAAATTATTCTGTTCATCATGGGCGGTGTGTTTGTGATGGAGACGGTTTCCGTAATTTTGCAGGTGGCATCCTTTAAATTAACGGGGAAGAGAATTTTTCGCATGGCGCCTCTCCACCACCACTTTGAGTTAAAAGGGTGGCCGGAGCCTCGAGTCATTGTGCGCTTTTGGATTATTACCGTCATTCTGGTCTTGGCTGGTTTGGCAACACTGAAAATTCGATAA
- the murF gene encoding UDP-N-acetylmuramoyl-tripeptide--D-alanyl-D-alanine ligase: MINSLTLQQLQSRFGGELINGSVEFELVCTDTRKLDPKSLFVALVGENFDAHDFVGELDGQVLGLVVDRKVPSCSLPQWRVEDTTVALGQIGLLCREQFDGPVVAITGSCGKTTVKEMLSAIFSQSHTPCVTEGNLNNQFGLPMTLFGLTVQHDVLILEMGANGPDDIGYLCSIGKPQVTAVNNVMPAHVEGFGSVDAIAKAKGQIYTSLDVSATAVINTDDGYANYWLENMPEGVKTLAVGLSNECAIHADNIVLNPNGCPSFDLVIEGVAHPVSLKLLGEHNVHNALVAAGCAFAAGIPVVEVISGLNTVTGVAGRLQEQAGIAGATVIDDSYNANPGSVGAAIELLSQRSGKKILVLGDMAELGPDAEEMHRSVGALARERGLDALFTLGPLGTAASMAFSAGRQESLRNYREREPLVTALTQQLDEQTTVLVKGSRSARMELVAQALLGNSRGEK, encoded by the coding sequence GTGATTAATTCCCTTACGTTGCAGCAACTGCAAAGCCGTTTTGGTGGTGAGTTAATCAATGGCTCTGTGGAGTTTGAACTGGTTTGCACGGATACCCGCAAGCTGGACCCCAAATCTTTATTTGTTGCTCTGGTTGGCGAAAATTTTGATGCTCACGACTTTGTCGGTGAGCTGGATGGCCAGGTATTGGGGTTGGTTGTCGATCGTAAAGTGCCTAGTTGCAGTTTACCGCAGTGGCGCGTTGAAGATACGACGGTCGCATTAGGACAAATTGGCTTACTGTGCCGTGAGCAGTTTGACGGTCCGGTTGTGGCGATCACAGGGTCCTGCGGAAAAACCACCGTTAAGGAGATGCTGTCTGCAATTTTTTCCCAGAGTCATACACCCTGTGTAACCGAGGGAAACCTGAACAACCAGTTCGGTTTACCTATGACTTTGTTTGGGCTGACAGTGCAACATGATGTGTTGATTCTCGAAATGGGAGCTAACGGCCCTGACGATATCGGCTACCTGTGTAGTATCGGCAAGCCGCAGGTGACGGCGGTAAATAACGTAATGCCAGCGCATGTCGAGGGCTTTGGTTCTGTTGATGCTATCGCAAAAGCCAAGGGCCAAATTTATACCAGTTTGGATGTATCGGCGACGGCGGTGATCAATACCGATGATGGCTATGCGAATTACTGGTTGGAGAATATGCCCGAAGGGGTAAAGACTCTGGCTGTTGGCTTATCTAATGAGTGTGCTATCCATGCGGATAATATTGTATTGAATCCCAATGGTTGCCCTTCATTTGACTTGGTAATTGAAGGCGTTGCCCACCCTGTTAGCCTGAAATTGCTTGGTGAGCACAACGTTCACAACGCTCTGGTTGCTGCTGGCTGTGCTTTTGCTGCGGGAATACCTGTGGTTGAAGTTATCAGCGGACTTAACACGGTGACCGGGGTTGCTGGGCGCTTGCAGGAGCAGGCAGGTATTGCCGGTGCAACCGTTATTGATGACAGTTACAACGCGAACCCGGGTTCAGTAGGTGCGGCCATTGAATTGCTGTCACAGCGTTCGGGTAAAAAAATTCTGGTGCTGGGGGATATGGCCGAGTTGGGGCCGGACGCAGAGGAAATGCATAGAAGCGTTGGAGCTTTGGCGCGAGAGCGGGGCTTGGATGCGCTGTTTACATTGGGGCCGCTGGGTACTGCCGCCAGCATGGCCTTTTCTGCGGGGAGGCAAGAGTCGCTGCGCAATTATCGCGAGAGAGAACCCCTGGTTACTGCTCTCACTCAACAATTGGATGAACAAACCACAGTTTTGGTTAAAGGATCACGCAGCGCCCGTATGGAATTGGTAGCGCAGGCACTGCTTGGCAATAGCAGAGGGGAGAAGTAA
- a CDS encoding UDP-N-acetylmuramoyl-L-alanyl-D-glutamate--2,6-diaminopimelate ligase produces the protein MSQREQHSVSIKELVPGYAGIPDISVTGIALDSRKIKAGDAFMALRGSVVDGREYIDAAITAGAAVVLADGDKLGCKSRGDIQVVSVPGLAKRVGEIAARFHGNPSGEMHLVGVTGTNGKTTCAYLTSQLLARHYGSAALIGTIGNGVWKDNQIELQETGLTTPDPVSLQADFANYRDSGVAAAAMEVSSHSLSQGRVHGLIFDTAIFTNLSRDHLDYHGNMAAYGAAKEKLFGLPKLKRGVINLDDPFGAQLAERCKLRGLRVITYGLQAGDLYVADLRRHERGFSVKLNSPWGSGELHAPLIGDFNIHNALAVVAAAAAEGMPFEDILAAFPTIKAVPGRMEHVLVEGSDDVGVLVDYAHTPDALRAALAAARPYCRGNLWCVFGCGGDRDTGKRAAMGRIASEMADRAIVTSDNPRSEEPQKIIDDILEGAASNIEVEIDRATAISQAVSAAQPGDIVLIAGKGHENYQIIGSEKIHFCDREQAAAALKARVDESGQSSEGKESQGD, from the coding sequence GTGAGTCAGCGCGAACAACATTCTGTTTCTATCAAAGAATTAGTGCCGGGTTACGCCGGTATTCCCGATATTTCTGTCACTGGTATTGCCCTGGATAGCCGCAAGATAAAAGCGGGCGATGCATTTATGGCCTTGCGCGGTTCTGTGGTCGATGGTCGGGAATATATCGATGCGGCAATTACTGCAGGTGCTGCGGTAGTGCTTGCTGATGGTGACAAGTTGGGATGTAAAAGCCGTGGTGATATCCAGGTGGTCAGTGTTCCCGGTCTGGCAAAGCGGGTAGGGGAAATTGCCGCGCGCTTCCACGGTAACCCCAGTGGTGAAATGCACTTGGTTGGAGTGACTGGCACCAACGGTAAAACCACTTGCGCCTATTTGACTTCCCAATTACTGGCTCGCCACTATGGCAGTGCAGCATTGATAGGCACCATTGGTAATGGGGTCTGGAAAGATAACCAAATCGAATTGCAGGAAACGGGTTTAACAACGCCTGACCCGGTGAGTTTACAAGCGGACTTTGCAAATTATCGCGATAGTGGCGTTGCCGCTGCCGCAATGGAAGTTTCTTCGCATTCCCTTTCTCAGGGACGTGTGCATGGGCTGATTTTTGATACGGCAATTTTTACCAATTTGAGCCGCGATCATTTGGATTATCACGGCAATATGGCCGCTTACGGCGCAGCCAAAGAGAAACTTTTCGGACTGCCAAAATTGAAGCGAGGAGTCATTAACCTGGATGATCCGTTCGGCGCCCAGTTGGCAGAGCGCTGCAAATTGCGTGGCCTGCGCGTTATTACTTATGGGCTGCAGGCGGGTGATTTATATGTTGCAGACCTGCGTCGCCATGAGCGCGGTTTTTCTGTAAAACTTAATTCCCCTTGGGGTAGCGGTGAGCTGCACGCACCCTTAATTGGCGATTTTAATATTCACAATGCCTTGGCTGTCGTAGCTGCTGCAGCGGCAGAGGGCATGCCTTTTGAAGATATTCTTGCCGCTTTCCCCACTATCAAAGCGGTGCCGGGGCGTATGGAGCATGTCCTGGTTGAGGGTTCCGATGATGTGGGTGTATTGGTGGATTATGCCCATACACCAGATGCTCTTCGCGCGGCTTTAGCAGCAGCGCGCCCTTACTGTCGCGGTAATTTGTGGTGTGTTTTTGGTTGTGGCGGCGACCGGGATACGGGTAAGCGCGCGGCGATGGGGCGTATTGCCTCCGAGATGGCGGACCGTGCCATTGTGACTAGCGATAATCCGCGCAGCGAAGAACCACAAAAAATTATCGACGATATTCTCGAAGGGGCTGCCAGTAATATCGAAGTTGAAATTGATCGCGCGACAGCGATATCTCAGGCGGTATCTGCAGCACAACCGGGGGATATTGTATTGATCGCCGGTAAAGGGCACGAAAATTACCAAATTATCGGCAGTGAAAAAATTCACTTCTGCGATCGTGAGCAAGCTGCTGCAGCTCTCAAAGCCCGCGTGGATGAATCGGGCCAGTCAAGTGAAGGCAAGGAGAGCCAAGGTGATTAA